One window of the Zea mays cultivar B73 chromosome 3, Zm-B73-REFERENCE-NAM-5.0, whole genome shotgun sequence genome contains the following:
- the LOC100284617 gene encoding GOS2 homolog codes for MSDLDVQLPSAFDPFAEANAEDSSAGAGSKDYVHVRIQQRNGRKSLTTVQGLKKEYSYNKILKDLKKEFCCNGTVVQDPELGQVIQLQGDQRKNVATFLVQAGIVKKDSIKIHGF; via the exons ATGTCTGATCTCGACGTCCAGCTTCCATCTGCTTTTG ATCCGTTTGCAGAGGCAAATGCTGAGGACTCCAGTGCTGGTGCTGGATCAAAGGACTATGTGCACGTGCGTATTCAGCAGCGCAACGGAAGGAAGAGTCTGACAACTGTTCAGGGCTTGAAGAAAGAGTACAGCTACAACAAGATCCTCAAGGATCTCAAAAAAGAGTTCTGCTGCAATGGTACTGTAGTCCAGGATCCAGAGCTAGGCCAG GTCATTCAACTGCAAGGTGATCAGCGTAAAAATGTCGCTACTTTTCTAGTCCAG GCCGGAATCGTGAAAAAAGATAGCATCAAGATTCACGGATTTTAG